From Phycisphaerales bacterium, a single genomic window includes:
- a CDS encoding nicotinate-nicotinamide nucleotide adenylyltransferase, with protein sequence MKRSDEAPITPLELPRHIQRLLVFGGSFDPPHSYHLSGPFAAWRMFCDEFAEVLYVPAAKSPFKPDGTRASDEHRLAMLRLALDGSHPIWTDEIDRAAWERARGVERPSYTVDTLRRLREVVPDVELRLLIGSDQLAGLRRWKDVRQVVRLAEPLVLVRPPVTTVHGVWNALDQNFWTMPELREWCGRIAPNVPVEESSTRARDAIPGAPDQAHLWEGVEPLRGISRRVAEYIIANNLYGFRTEGKKAVRPGDHRPARAVTLKGRKGPK encoded by the coding sequence ATGAAGCGGTCCGACGAAGCCCCGATCACACCATTGGAGCTGCCTCGGCACATCCAGCGGTTGCTGGTGTTCGGCGGTTCCTTCGACCCTCCGCACTCGTATCACCTGAGCGGGCCGTTCGCCGCCTGGAGGATGTTCTGCGACGAGTTCGCGGAGGTGCTGTACGTCCCCGCGGCGAAGAGCCCGTTCAAGCCGGATGGAACCCGCGCCAGCGACGAGCACCGGCTCGCGATGCTGCGGCTGGCGCTCGATGGGTCACACCCGATCTGGACTGATGAGATCGATCGGGCGGCGTGGGAACGAGCGCGGGGGGTAGAGCGACCGAGCTACACGGTGGACACACTGCGGCGGCTGCGGGAGGTGGTCCCCGATGTCGAGCTGCGCCTGCTGATCGGGTCAGACCAGTTGGCCGGGCTCCGCCGGTGGAAAGACGTGCGGCAAGTGGTGCGGCTGGCGGAGCCGCTGGTGCTGGTGCGTCCCCCGGTGACGACGGTGCACGGGGTGTGGAACGCGTTGGACCAGAACTTCTGGACGATGCCTGAGCTGCGGGAGTGGTGCGGTCGCATCGCGCCCAACGTACCCGTCGAAGAGTCATCAACGCGCGCGCGTGATGCCATCCCCGGAGCGCCTGACCAGGCGCACTTGTGGGAGGGGGTGGAACCGCTGCGGGGAATCAGCCGGCGTGTGGCGGAGTACATCATCGCCAACAACCTGTACGGGTTTCGGACAGAAGGGAAGAAGGCCGTCCGACCAGGAGACCATCGCCCGGCAAGAGCGGTGACACTCAAGGGTCGGAAGGGTCCCAAGTAG
- the metK gene encoding methionine adenosyltransferase: protein MPRASLFTSESVSMGHPDKVADQISDAILDAMLADDPYSRVACETLCCTGLVVVAGEVTTNTYVSIPDLVRETIRDIGYITGDMRFDADSAGVMVALNKQSNDIAMGVDREGAGDQGMMFGFACKDTPELMPLAIQLAHQLVEQQAHVRKENKISGLRPDAKSQVTVEYEGNKPVRIDTLVLSTQHDPSWNERQEQLKREVVEQIFKPVLKEWWNPGIKIHVNPTGRFEIGGPHGDTGLTGRKIIVDTYGGMGRHGGGAFSGKDPTKVDRSAAYMARYIAKNVVAAGLADKCEIQLSYAIGVAEPTSVLVDCFGTNKADEEKISKAVRDVFGLTPKKIIETLQLRKPIYSATARHGHFGRKPFEQAYYDRVKREHRGEKLSHFTWERTDKAEALKKLV, encoded by the coding sequence ATGCCGCGTGCGAGCCTGTTTACGTCTGAGTCCGTGTCGATGGGGCACCCCGACAAAGTCGCGGACCAGATCTCCGACGCGATCCTGGATGCGATGCTAGCCGACGACCCGTACAGCCGCGTGGCCTGCGAGACGCTGTGCTGCACCGGGCTGGTGGTGGTCGCGGGCGAGGTGACCACCAACACCTACGTGAGCATCCCCGACCTGGTCCGCGAGACCATTCGCGACATCGGCTACATCACCGGCGACATGCGCTTCGACGCCGACTCCGCGGGCGTGATGGTGGCGCTCAACAAGCAGAGCAACGACATCGCCATGGGCGTGGACCGCGAGGGCGCGGGCGACCAGGGCATGATGTTCGGCTTCGCGTGCAAGGACACGCCCGAGCTGATGCCGCTGGCGATCCAGCTCGCCCACCAGCTCGTCGAGCAGCAGGCCCACGTCCGCAAGGAGAACAAGATCTCCGGCCTGCGCCCCGACGCCAAGAGCCAGGTCACGGTCGAGTACGAGGGCAACAAGCCCGTCCGCATCGACACGCTGGTGCTCAGCACGCAGCACGACCCCTCGTGGAACGAGCGGCAGGAGCAGCTCAAGCGCGAGGTCGTCGAGCAGATCTTCAAGCCCGTGCTCAAGGAGTGGTGGAACCCGGGCATCAAGATCCACGTCAACCCCACCGGCCGCTTCGAGATCGGCGGGCCCCACGGCGACACCGGCCTCACCGGCCGCAAGATCATCGTGGACACCTACGGCGGCATGGGCCGTCACGGCGGCGGGGCCTTCTCGGGCAAGGACCCGACCAAGGTCGATCGCTCCGCCGCGTACATGGCGCGGTACATCGCCAAGAACGTGGTGGCTGCGGGGCTGGCGGACAAGTGCGAGATCCAGCTGTCGTACGCCATCGGCGTGGCCGAGCCGACCTCGGTGCTGGTTGACTGCTTCGGCACCAACAAGGCGGACGAGGAGAAGATCAGCAAGGCCGTGCGCGACGTGTTCGGGCTGACCCCCAAGAAGATCATCGAGACGCTGCAGCTGCGCAAGCCGATCTACTCGGCCACCGCCCGCCACGGGCACTTCGGCCGCAAGCCCTTCGAGCAGGCCTACTACGACCGCGTCAAGCGCGAGCACCGCGGCGAGAAGCTCAGCCACTTTACGTGGGAGCGGACGGACAAGGCGGAGGCGCTGAAGAAGCTCGTCTGA
- the purM gene encoding phosphoribosylformylglycinamidine cyclo-ligase, producing MAALKTSPSSPKPLTYASSGVDIDQKDAFTESLDSMLRKTYTDRVIPNPGGFAGLFRLDYKQRLFARNYKDPVLVACCDGVGTKVLLATEMQTFDTVGIDLVAMNVNDLIVQGAEPLFFLDYIATPVIDKKFLSDIVKGIAEGCKRSGCALIGGETANMPDIYKKGDFDLAGFCVGVAELKKIQKPTRVKHGDVILGLASDGIHSNGYTLVRNVVKQAGLDLHRVYEELVPNTEARRRGGKKKASGKKGSAPTSDFPLPTLGQVLLTPTRLYADPIVRLQRGYHVKNVISGMAHITGSGIPGNLCRALPSNLDAVVDRAAWPRPAVFSFLQDKGNIPEEEMWRIFNMGIGYCVIVKKSFADSVAERLTKLGETVYTIGTVQKNGKGEVRWK from the coding sequence ATGGCCGCCCTTAAAACCAGCCCTTCCAGCCCAAAGCCCCTCACCTACGCCTCCTCCGGCGTCGACATCGACCAGAAGGACGCCTTCACCGAGTCCCTCGACTCGATGCTCCGCAAAACCTACACCGACCGCGTCATCCCCAACCCCGGCGGGTTCGCGGGGCTGTTCCGGCTGGACTACAAGCAGCGGCTCTTCGCCCGCAACTACAAGGACCCGGTCCTGGTCGCCTGCTGCGACGGCGTGGGCACCAAGGTCCTGCTCGCGACCGAGATGCAGACCTTCGACACCGTCGGCATCGACCTGGTCGCGATGAACGTCAACGACCTCATCGTGCAGGGGGCCGAGCCGCTCTTCTTCCTTGACTACATCGCCACGCCCGTCATCGACAAGAAGTTCCTCAGCGACATCGTCAAGGGGATCGCCGAGGGCTGCAAGCGGAGCGGGTGCGCCCTCATCGGCGGCGAGACCGCCAACATGCCCGACATCTACAAGAAGGGCGACTTCGACCTCGCCGGCTTCTGCGTGGGCGTCGCCGAGCTCAAGAAGATCCAGAAGCCCACCCGCGTCAAGCACGGCGACGTCATCCTCGGCCTCGCCAGCGATGGCATCCACTCCAACGGCTACACCCTCGTCCGCAACGTGGTGAAACAGGCGGGGCTCGACCTCCACCGCGTTTACGAGGAGCTCGTACCAAACACGGAGGCACGGAGGCGAGGAGGCAAGAAGAAAGCGAGCGGAAAGAAGGGTTCTGCTCCGACTTCCGACTTCCCACTTCCCACTTTGGGCCAGGTCCTCCTCACCCCCACCCGCCTCTACGCCGACCCCATCGTCCGCCTGCAGCGCGGCTACCACGTCAAGAACGTTATCTCGGGCATGGCCCACATCACCGGCAGCGGCATCCCCGGCAACCTCTGCCGCGCGCTCCCGAGCAACCTCGACGCCGTGGTCGACCGCGCCGCCTGGCCCCGCCCCGCCGTGTTCTCGTTCCTGCAGGACAAGGGCAACATCCCCGAAGAGGAGATGTGGCGCATCTTCAACATGGGCATCGGCTACTGCGTCATCGTCAAGAAGAGCTTCGCCGACAGCGTGGCCGAGCGCCTCACCAAACTCGGCGAGACCGTGTACACGATCGGCACCGTGCAGAAGAACGGCAAGGGCGAGGTGCGGTGGAAGTGA
- a CDS encoding L-lactate permease yields the protein MPVNDQIPVDLLHWLLALLPIGALGVLMVRFRWTAQQAGAVASVAAAAVALIAFRAAPGDVAIAGAKGVWDALSILFVIWAALLIHEVMSQAGGYEALRLALTRMSDNEMFDVLALGWVFTSFLQGIVGFGTPIAIVAPLLVAFGMRPVYAVVIPLIAHIWAKFYGTLAEGWLATLQVVEIDEVTAASAALQAALLLMIPVFMGGFAVVWMYGRAAAVRHAWPLVLVIGAIHGLGQVAVTLFDPMLAGFLPATVAMFALYPLSRWPRFAKPALNIVTRPAMRTRAQGESADREPPMGAMMSLFPYILLTVLALGTAAIPAVKAALERLRFGLPFPEVTTGYGVTSEAAAQYSPIAPLTHPAAALVLAALVTWWVYHRRGYYAEWARVTGTEPKGVPHALLAGAVPASVPIFAFLVMASVMNHSGQNATLALGVASIAPGYVVAFLSNGIGVLGAFTTSSSTSSNLLFADLQLSLARLKGLPEASILAAQSAGGAIGNAIAPANLVMGASTVGISGQESAILRKTGPWTLVAFVLTGVATVVLVLVSSRE from the coding sequence ATGCCGGTTAACGACCAAATCCCGGTTGACCTGCTGCACTGGCTGCTGGCGCTGCTGCCAATCGGGGCGCTCGGCGTGCTCATGGTGCGGTTCCGCTGGACGGCGCAGCAGGCGGGGGCGGTCGCGAGCGTCGCCGCGGCTGCCGTTGCTCTGATCGCGTTCAGGGCAGCGCCGGGCGACGTGGCAATCGCCGGAGCCAAGGGGGTTTGGGACGCGCTCTCGATTCTCTTCGTGATCTGGGCGGCGCTTCTCATCCACGAGGTGATGAGCCAGGCGGGTGGGTACGAAGCGCTACGGCTGGCACTGACTCGTATGAGTGACAACGAAATGTTCGACGTGCTCGCCCTGGGTTGGGTATTTACGTCGTTCTTGCAGGGCATCGTGGGGTTTGGCACGCCGATCGCGATTGTGGCTCCACTGCTGGTGGCCTTTGGTATGCGGCCGGTGTACGCCGTGGTGATCCCGTTGATCGCCCACATCTGGGCGAAGTTCTACGGCACGTTGGCGGAGGGATGGCTGGCGACGCTGCAGGTGGTGGAGATCGACGAAGTGACCGCTGCGTCCGCGGCGTTGCAGGCCGCGCTACTGCTGATGATCCCGGTGTTCATGGGAGGGTTCGCGGTGGTGTGGATGTACGGGCGCGCGGCTGCGGTGCGGCACGCCTGGCCCCTGGTGCTGGTGATCGGTGCGATCCATGGCCTGGGGCAGGTGGCGGTCACGCTGTTCGACCCGATGTTGGCAGGGTTCCTGCCGGCGACAGTGGCCATGTTTGCACTGTACCCGCTGTCGCGGTGGCCGCGCTTCGCAAAGCCGGCACTGAACATCGTGACGCGTCCAGCCATGCGAACTCGCGCGCAAGGGGAGAGCGCAGACCGCGAGCCTCCCATGGGAGCGATGATGTCACTTTTTCCCTACATCCTGCTCACCGTGCTCGCGTTAGGCACGGCGGCGATACCGGCAGTGAAGGCGGCACTCGAGCGGCTGCGTTTCGGGCTGCCGTTTCCGGAGGTCACGACGGGGTATGGGGTCACGAGCGAGGCCGCGGCCCAGTATTCGCCGATCGCGCCGCTCACGCATCCCGCTGCGGCGCTGGTCCTTGCGGCGCTGGTGACGTGGTGGGTGTACCACCGTCGTGGTTATTACGCGGAGTGGGCGCGTGTGACGGGGACAGAGCCCAAGGGCGTTCCCCATGCCCTGCTCGCCGGCGCGGTTCCCGCGTCGGTGCCCATCTTCGCGTTTCTGGTGATGGCGAGCGTGATGAACCACTCGGGTCAGAACGCGACCCTGGCGCTGGGTGTCGCATCAATTGCCCCGGGCTACGTGGTCGCATTCCTTTCCAATGGGATCGGCGTTCTCGGTGCATTCACCACGTCGAGCAGCACGTCCTCCAACCTGCTGTTTGCCGACCTGCAACTCTCGCTGGCGCGGCTCAAGGGGCTGCCCGAGGCGAGCATCCTGGCCGCCCAGAGCGCGGGCGGTGCAATCGGCAACGCCATCGCGCCCGCGAACCTTGTGATGGGCGCGAGCACCGTGGGGATCAGCGGGCAGGAGAGCGCCATTCTGCGCAAGACGGGGCCGTGGACACTTGTCGCGTTTGTTCTCACAGGTGTCGCGACGGTGGTGCTGGTGCTTGTCTCCTCCCGGGAGTAG
- a CDS encoding malectin domain-containing carbohydrate-binding protein, with the protein MQSLGNLFDTLHERYPTQPVGMSEYGAGAAISHHTDNVHGGPPEANNPGVPTVYQPEEYAAWVHEQNYTLLSSKPYIWGSFVWNMFDFATGLRNEGDTRGVNTKGLVTYDRQTRKDPFFFYQANWSPEPVLYITSRRYTDRAYPVADIKIYSNADEVSLSVNGREVGRMSRAEAPMNTYIFKAVRFEPGRKRITAQGERDGSTVRDSVEWRYDQEAINIACGQLASGLESSQGEMFGSDEFFIGGSGHNLVPKTRDPIADHTPISRTSDAHLFRGYRRGTFSYLIPVPDGAYEVTVRGYEPDPRVQPGGRVFDVVANGRAQVQNLDLVREAGAYRTVVSRTFPVEVSGGTLRLDFSPKVGEAIVSNIMVRAARAK; encoded by the coding sequence GTGCAGTCGCTGGGGAACCTCTTCGATACGCTCCACGAGCGTTACCCCACGCAGCCTGTTGGAATGAGCGAGTACGGCGCAGGGGCCGCCATCTCGCACCACACCGACAACGTCCATGGGGGTCCGCCGGAGGCCAACAATCCCGGCGTGCCCACCGTCTACCAGCCAGAGGAGTACGCCGCGTGGGTGCACGAGCAGAACTACACGCTGCTCAGCAGCAAGCCGTACATCTGGGGCTCGTTCGTCTGGAACATGTTCGACTTCGCGACCGGCCTGCGCAACGAGGGTGACACCCGCGGCGTCAACACCAAGGGGCTGGTCACGTACGACCGCCAGACCCGGAAGGACCCTTTTTTCTTCTATCAGGCCAACTGGAGCCCGGAGCCAGTCCTGTACATCACGAGCAGGCGGTACACCGACCGTGCGTACCCCGTTGCCGATATCAAGATCTACTCCAACGCCGACGAAGTGTCGCTGTCGGTGAACGGGCGCGAGGTGGGCAGGATGAGCCGAGCGGAGGCGCCGATGAACACCTACATCTTCAAGGCGGTTCGATTCGAGCCCGGTAGGAAGAGGATCACGGCCCAGGGCGAGCGTGATGGGAGCACGGTCCGCGACTCCGTGGAGTGGCGCTACGACCAGGAGGCCATCAACATTGCCTGCGGCCAGCTCGCGTCAGGACTGGAGTCGTCGCAGGGGGAGATGTTCGGGTCCGACGAGTTCTTCATCGGCGGCTCGGGGCACAACCTGGTTCCCAAGACCCGTGACCCAATCGCAGACCATACTCCGATCTCCAGGACGAGCGATGCGCACCTGTTCCGCGGCTATCGGCGCGGCACGTTCAGCTACCTCATTCCTGTTCCGGACGGTGCCTACGAGGTCACTGTTCGCGGCTACGAGCCTGATCCGCGAGTGCAGCCCGGTGGCCGCGTGTTCGATGTCGTTGCCAACGGGCGAGCGCAGGTCCAGAACTTGGACCTGGTTCGGGAAGCCGGAGCGTACCGGACGGTGGTCAGCCGCACGTTCCCCGTCGAGGTGAGCGGCGGCACACTCCGTCTGGACTTTTCGCCCAAGGTCGGTGAAGCCATCGTGTCGAACATCATGGTCAGGGCGGCCCGGGCTAAATAG
- a CDS encoding L-lactate permease, whose translation MRPVYAVVIPLIGHIWAKFYGTLGSSWIATMQVVELDGATARAAAWQTGALMSIQAVLGGFTVTWMYGRWPAVRHAWPLVLIIAGIHGVGKAVIARSNPELAAFIPATAAMLVLYPLSRWRRFAEPAEAITERPAMRTQGGSGKDDVKPPMGQGMSYFPYVLLTVIALSVSIIEPLNRALGAFKMGLAFPKVATGYAVTTEGAEAYSPLAPLTHPGASLTVAALIAWWVYHARGYYDAWSRAGGTKRGGVLHGLLKGAIPASVPILAFLVMASVMNHSGQNETLALGIAAVAPAAVFAALSNGIGVVGAFTTSSSTSSNVLFTDLQVTVARLKKLPVGAIIAAQSAGGAIGNAIAPANAVMGASTANVSGQEGAIIRKTIPWTLAAFVLTATLLLVLLTE comes from the coding sequence GTGCGCCCGGTGTACGCGGTGGTGATCCCACTGATCGGGCACATCTGGGCCAAGTTCTACGGCACGCTCGGTTCCAGCTGGATTGCGACGATGCAGGTGGTAGAACTGGACGGGGCGACCGCCCGAGCGGCCGCGTGGCAAACTGGCGCGCTGATGTCGATCCAGGCGGTTCTGGGCGGGTTCACGGTAACGTGGATGTACGGCCGGTGGCCGGCTGTCCGTCACGCGTGGCCGCTGGTCCTGATCATCGCAGGGATCCATGGAGTTGGGAAGGCCGTGATCGCCAGGTCGAACCCGGAACTCGCGGCGTTCATCCCGGCGACCGCGGCAATGCTGGTGCTGTACCCGCTCTCGCGCTGGCGACGTTTCGCGGAGCCGGCGGAGGCAATCACGGAACGCCCGGCCATGCGGACTCAAGGTGGCAGCGGGAAAGATGATGTGAAGCCCCCAATGGGCCAGGGAATGTCGTACTTCCCGTACGTCCTGCTGACCGTGATCGCGCTGAGTGTTTCAATCATCGAGCCTCTGAACCGGGCGCTCGGTGCGTTCAAGATGGGGCTTGCCTTTCCGAAGGTGGCCACCGGTTATGCAGTCACCACCGAGGGTGCAGAGGCGTATTCGCCGCTGGCGCCGCTCACGCACCCGGGCGCGAGCCTGACGGTCGCCGCCCTGATTGCATGGTGGGTGTACCACGCCCGCGGCTACTACGACGCGTGGTCGCGGGCCGGGGGCACGAAGCGCGGCGGCGTGCTGCACGGGCTGCTCAAGGGGGCGATCCCCGCGTCGGTCCCCATCCTCGCGTTCCTGGTGATGGCATCGGTCATGAACCACTCCGGTCAGAACGAGACGTTGGCGCTGGGGATTGCGGCCGTGGCGCCGGCGGCTGTGTTCGCGGCGCTCTCGAACGGGATCGGGGTGGTGGGCGCCTTCACGACTTCCAGCAGCACCTCCTCCAATGTGCTGTTTACCGACTTGCAGGTCACGGTGGCTCGGCTCAAGAAACTGCCCGTGGGGGCGATCATCGCGGCCCAGAGCGCTGGCGGCGCCATCGGCAACGCGATCGCACCCGCCAACGCGGTCATGGGCGCCAGCACGGCCAACGTCAGCGGCCAAGAAGGAGCCATCATCCGAAAGACGATCCCGTGGACGCTGGCAGCGTTCGTGCTCACGGCCACGCTGTTGCTCGTACTGCTGACGGAGTAG
- a CDS encoding transposase, which produces MATTLTKILLHIAFSTKERADFIPEGLESDLYSYIGGVCRGRASVLLAMGGTANHVHMLVSLGKVTALSDLMLDVKRDSSRWMNERGAFKWQEGYFAFSIGESGVEPLRAYIAGQKEHHAERGFQDEMRAIMTKYKMEWDERYVWD; this is translated from the coding sequence ATGGCGACCACACTGACGAAGATCCTCCTGCACATTGCGTTCTCGACCAAGGAGCGCGCCGATTTCATCCCCGAGGGGCTGGAGAGCGACCTGTACTCGTACATCGGCGGCGTCTGCCGCGGGCGGGCGTCGGTGCTTCTTGCCATGGGCGGCACGGCGAACCACGTGCACATGCTGGTGAGCCTGGGGAAGGTGACGGCACTGTCGGACCTGATGCTGGACGTCAAGCGCGATTCGTCGCGGTGGATGAACGAGCGGGGGGCGTTCAAGTGGCAGGAGGGGTACTTCGCGTTCTCCATCGGCGAGTCCGGGGTGGAGCCGCTGCGGGCGTACATCGCGGGGCAGAAGGAGCACCACGCGGAACGCGGGTTCCAGGACGAGATGCGGGCGATCATGACGAAGTACAAGATGGAGTGGGACGAGCGGTACGTGTGGGATTGA